In Candidatus Cloacimonadota bacterium, the genomic window ATGGAGAGGATCACCAGGTCCGCGGGGATAGCCTTACCGCTGGCCAGGCGCACCTTGAGCCCGGCGCCGTCGCGCTCGAAGGCCTGCACGGCCTCGCCCAGATAGAGTCCCACGTTTTTGGCCTTCAGATGCTGGTGCACCTGAGCCGCCAGCTCAAAATCCAGATAGGTCATCACCTGCGGGGCCATCTCCACGATGGAGACCATGATACCCCTGTGGTGCAGGTTTTCGGCCATTTCCACACCGATGAAGCCGGCCCCCACCACCACGGCGTGGCGCACCCGGTGCTCATCCAGATATTCACTGATGCGGTCGGTGTCGGGAACGCTGCGGAGGGTGAAGATGGCCGGATCGTCGATGCCCGGCAGGGGCGGGCGAACGGGTTCCGCACCAGGAGAAAGCACCAGTTTGTCGTACTTTTCGCTGTACTCCCGCCCGCTCTTGAGGTCTTTGGCGGTCACCGTTTTTGCCGCGCGGTCGATAGCGGTGATCTCGGTGTTGGTGCGGATATCCACATTGAGCCTGGCTTTGAAGCTGTCCGGGGTCTGCACGAAAAGGCGCTCCCGGTCGGTTATCACCCCGCCGATGTAGTAGGGCAAGCCGCAGTTGGCATAGGATATATAGTTGCCGCGCTCGAACATGATAATCTCGGCGTGTTCGTCCATCCGGCGCAGGCGGGCGGCTGTGGTGGCACCGCCGGCCACACCTCCCACGATGAGGTATCTGGGCATGGTATCTCCTTCAGGGAAAGATAGTTGGCGAACCCTGCCCGGGAAGCTTCCCAGCCGCGCGGAACACTGGTCCCCACTTTAAAGATACGCAAGATATGTTCCCCGGCAAACAAAATCCTGTGAAATAGACCGCCCTGAACAGATCGACCCGGAAAATTTGGCGGGCGGGGAGGGTCGGCCAGCCTGGCCTGAACGCCGTCGCTTCCTGGCCCGGTGCCGGAGTTTGGTTCACGATCTGCGATTTCTGTTGACAGGAAACAGCCGCTTGGCAAAATTGAGTTTCACACATCGCTAAAAAAAGGAGTCGTCATGATCAGAGACCGTTTCTTCCGTGTCCACAGTGACCGGGAAGCCCTCTACGCCAGGGTTTTGCGCCCCCTCTGGCGGGACGATGAGGAGGTATTGCTACAGCTTTCCGTTTTTAGCGCAACATTGAAGCCTCTGCGGTGATGGACCCGCACCCGCCCTGAAGGCGGGACGCTTTTTTTGAAGGTTTTTCCCAAGAGCCGGTTCAATCCCGGGTTTTCCTTTGCCTTCACCAACCCATTAAACCACAGAGGAGAAAACACATGCAAGCACTTGGCAGACAGATACTGGTCGAATTTTACGACTGCGATAAAGACATCCTGCAGGACGAACAGGCCATCCGCACGGCCCTCATCGACGCCTGCGTGATCGGCAAAGCCACCGTTGTAACGGACACCTTCCATTCCTTCAGCCCCCACGGCGTCAGCGGCGTGGTGGTGATCGCCGAATCCCACGTGGCCATCCACACCTGGCCGGAATATGGCTACGCGGCGGTGGACATCTTCACCTGCGGCCAAACCATCGAGCCCTGGGACCTCTTCCACCACCTGGAAAAATGCTTTAAAAGCAAACACAGCAGCAAGATGGAGATCCGGCGCGGCCTCTTCGAAACCGGTGGGGAACCCCTCAAACACAAACCGGACTGAAGCCTTTGAACCACTGGCACACGGATTTTCACAGCCCCCACCGCGGCCTCACCTTCGCGGTGGAACAACTGCTCCACACCGAACAGAGCGCTTTTCAGAAGATCGAGGTGCTGCAAACCCCCGCCTTCGGCAAGGTGTTGCTGCTGGACGACGTGCTTATGCTCACGGAGACGGATGAGTTCACCTACCACGAAATGCTGGCCCATCCGGCCCTGTTCAGCCATCCGGAGCCCCAAAGCGTGCTCATCATAGGCGGCGGCGATTGCGGCACCCTCACCCGGGTGCTGCAGCACAGTACCGTCAGCCGGGTTTTGATGGTGGAGCTCGACGAGCGCGTCACCAGGGTCTCCAAACGCTTTTTTCCCCAATTGGCCAAAGCCGGGGACGATCCCCGCGCGGAACTGCTTTTCGCCGACGGGATCGGATTTGTGAGGGACACGGAAGAGCAATTCGACGTCATCCTGATCGACAGCACCGATCCCGTGGGGCCGGCGGAGGGATTGTTCCGTGAGCCCTTTTTCGCGGATTGTCGCCGCGCCCTCAAGCCCGGCGGGATCTTGTGTTTGCAGTCGGAAAGCCCCTGGATGCCTGAACTGGGAAAGGTGATCGGCGAGGTCCACCGCGACCTCCGCTCCCTCTTTCCGCTGGTGAGGGCTTACAGCGCCGCCATCCAGACCTACCAGGCCGGCCTCTGGCTCTTCCAACTGGCCTCCACCTCCCCCGACCCCCTCGCCCCGGAAGTGGGGGCCAGGATCAGCTCCGCCGCCCTTCCCACCCGCTATTACAACCGCGACCTGCACTACGCGGCCTTTTCCCTGCCCACTTTCGTGCTGGAGCAACTCGGCTGAGTTTCGGATAAGCATTTTGTCGCCAGCCCCGGGGGATAAACCTTGACAATCAGGCCCGGGCATTTTTTTGTCCCTCCATTGCTTGGAAAGCTACAAAGGCTTTTCCCGCAAGTTTTTCCATTCTATCCAAAGGAAGTACGCCATGCCGATCAACTACCAAGAGACCAAGTCCCAAATCCTCTCTTTCCGCCCCGCCTATGAAGCCAAGCTGAGCCAACTGGCCGCGCTCGAACTCCCAGCCAGCTTTCCCCTGCGGGAATTTTTCTCCGCCTCGCGTGAGGCCATCCTTCAGGGCGCTGAATTCTCCCGCCTGCTGGCCAGCGATCCGGAATTCAAAGCCATTACCTTGGAAGAACTTAAGGCCATGAACGCGGAGTTCTACGCCCCGGTCGAACCCCAGACCGGCTACCCCAACTGCATTGCCAACCCCGATCACACCGTTCAGCTCTTCGGAGACGGTCTGGGCCAGTTCTGCGCGGCCGTTTACTCCGGCTTCCGGGCTTGCCGCCATTACCTTATCAGGGAAGACTATCTTGGCCTCGACAGCCAGCTGCAGCTCTTTTTCGACCTTCACGCCCTGGCCGCCGCGGGTGACACCGACCTGGCCGCCTGGACCTCCGCCTACCGGAAATCCCGCCTGAACGAGCTCGAACTGGCGGTCACCTGGGGCAATCTGACCAGTTACATCCCCGATTTCAGCTATTTTGCCAATATCGTGAAAACAGCCGACCTGGCCGATCTCCGCTACCTTTACCGCTACGGAGCGCACCTCAGCGAACACGACCTGGCCATGGCGGAATTCCTGAGCGCCTACCCCGCCGGTGAGCTGGAGGCTATAGCGAAATTCATCGTCCAGAGCTGGGTGGACGGCTTCACCCGCGCCAAAAAGGATTACCGGATCAAGAGATTCGCGAACCTGATGATCCCCTGTGGCATGGAGCGCCTGGGGCGCCTGCTGATCACTGAACTGGAGCGCATCGGAATCACTCCGCTGGTGGGCCAGCCCCACAGCCAGGGCATCAACAAGCAGTACGGCTACGACCACCGTTTCGACAGCGCCCTCCTGCTCGATCGCGAGTACGTGGACCTGCAGCTGGAGGCGGTGGCCAAGTCCCTGGAAGGACTGAAGGAAACCATCTCGCTGCAGGCCGGGCCCGTTTACGTGGAGCTGTTCGGCGAAACACCCTTCTCGCCGGAAGCCAAGGCCACCGCCCTCAAACTGAGTGCCGATCAGCAACTGCTTAACCGCGAACAGCGCGGGCGCTTCGCCGAAATGTACTACCAACACTATCGTCGCGAGGAAACCAGCTTCACCATCATCGCCTTCCCCTCCCCGGAGATCGGCCCCAAATTCCGGGAAATATTCGCCGACACCCTGAAGATAAACCTTCTGGATTCAAACAAATACGCCCAGATCCAGCAGAAGCTCATCGACGTGCTGGACACCGCGGAATTCGTGCACGTGAAAGGCAAACCCGACAACGACACCGACATCCTGGTGAAAATGCACACCATCACCGATCCCGACAAGCAGACCAACTTCGAGAACTGCGTGGCCGACGTGAACATCCCGGTGGGCGAAGTCTTCACCTCGCCGAAACTTACCGGCACCACCGGCACCCTGCACGTGGAGGACATCTACCTGGGCAGCCTGCGCTACTTCAACCTGAGGATGCGCTTCGAGGATGGCTGGGTGAAGGATTACTCCTGCACAAACTTTGACGACCCCGCCGAAGGCAAAAAGTACATCCACGAAAACCTGTTGCTGCCCCACGACACCCTGCCCATCGGCGAATTCGCGATCGGCACCAACACCCTGGCCTACCAGATCGCCCGCAAACACGGCATCCAGGCCCTGCTGCCCATTCTCATCATCGAAAAAATGGGCCCCCACTTCGCCATCGGCGACACCTGCTTCAGCCACGAGGAGGAAGCGCCGCATCCGAACTTCCTGAACGGCAAGGAGATGATCGCGGTGGACAACGAGAAATCCGCCACCCGTAAGGAAGACCCCATCGGAGCCTACACCCAGAAACACATGGACATCACCCTCCCCTACGACATGCTGGCCTCCATCACCGCCCTCAATCCTGACGGCAAACAGCATTTCATCATCCAGGACGGACGCTTCGTGGTGCCCGGCACCGAGGAACTGAATATCCCGCTGGATGAACTGACCACCTGACCCGGGATCAGCGCCCTGATCCTGGTTGACGATATCCCCGGGCCGGAGCCCTGACAGCTTCGGCCATTTTTTTCAGGCTCTCTTTCAAACAGAGTGG contains:
- the speD gene encoding adenosylmethionine decarboxylase, with amino-acid sequence MQALGRQILVEFYDCDKDILQDEQAIRTALIDACVIGKATVVTDTFHSFSPHGVSGVVVIAESHVAIHTWPEYGYAAVDIFTCGQTIEPWDLFHHLEKCFKSKHSSKMEIRRGLFETGGEPLKHKPD
- the speE gene encoding polyamine aminopropyltransferase, yielding MNHWHTDFHSPHRGLTFAVEQLLHTEQSAFQKIEVLQTPAFGKVLLLDDVLMLTETDEFTYHEMLAHPALFSHPEPQSVLIIGGGDCGTLTRVLQHSTVSRVLMVELDERVTRVSKRFFPQLAKAGDDPRAELLFADGIGFVRDTEEQFDVILIDSTDPVGPAEGLFREPFFADCRRALKPGGILCLQSESPWMPELGKVIGEVHRDLRSLFPLVRAYSAAIQTYQAGLWLFQLASTSPDPLAPEVGARISSAALPTRYYNRDLHYAAFSLPTFVLEQLG
- a CDS encoding aminopeptidase — protein: MPINYQETKSQILSFRPAYEAKLSQLAALELPASFPLREFFSASREAILQGAEFSRLLASDPEFKAITLEELKAMNAEFYAPVEPQTGYPNCIANPDHTVQLFGDGLGQFCAAVYSGFRACRHYLIREDYLGLDSQLQLFFDLHALAAAGDTDLAAWTSAYRKSRLNELELAVTWGNLTSYIPDFSYFANIVKTADLADLRYLYRYGAHLSEHDLAMAEFLSAYPAGELEAIAKFIVQSWVDGFTRAKKDYRIKRFANLMIPCGMERLGRLLITELERIGITPLVGQPHSQGINKQYGYDHRFDSALLLDREYVDLQLEAVAKSLEGLKETISLQAGPVYVELFGETPFSPEAKATALKLSADQQLLNREQRGRFAEMYYQHYRREETSFTIIAFPSPEIGPKFREIFADTLKINLLDSNKYAQIQQKLIDVLDTAEFVHVKGKPDNDTDILVKMHTITDPDKQTNFENCVADVNIPVGEVFTSPKLTGTTGTLHVEDIYLGSLRYFNLRMRFEDGWVKDYSCTNFDDPAEGKKYIHENLLLPHDTLPIGEFAIGTNTLAYQIARKHGIQALLPILIIEKMGPHFAIGDTCFSHEEEAPHPNFLNGKEMIAVDNEKSATRKEDPIGAYTQKHMDITLPYDMLASITALNPDGKQHFIIQDGRFVVPGTEELNIPLDELTT